DNA sequence from the Bacillus pumilus genome:
AATCCTGTCCAGCAGTTGGCTCATCTAAAATGATGATTTCTGGCTCTAATACAAGAATAGATGCAATGGTGACGCGCTTTTTCTGTCCAAAGCTGAGAGCAGAAATCGGCCAGTTCCGAAATGGGTATAAGCCGCATACTTTTAAGACTCGCTCCACCCGTTCCTTGATATCGTCTTCCTTTACGCCTCTTAAAACGAGACCAAATGCGACTTCATCAAAAATCATTTGTTTAGAAATCATTTGATTTGGGTTTTGCATGACGACGCCGATTCGTTCGGAGCGCTGTTTGATGGTGTCTCCTGTGATGTCATCACCATTTAGATGAATGGTCCCTTTTGTTGGCTTTTCAAACGCGCAGAGCACCTTGGATAGTGTTGTCTTGCCTGCGCCATTGGCTCCAGCGATGCTGATCATTTCTCCTTTTTTGACGGTAAAAGAGATGTTGCTCAGCGTGTTTGGTCTTGTCGGATAGTGAAAGCTCAGTTCACGTACTTCTAGTAAATCCTGCGCTGCATTTTGCTCGACTGATGGCTCAGACGCTTCCATCCACTGCTCGATTTTCATTTTTTCCTCATCATTTAAGGTAAGATGCTGTAAATTCGCGATCTGATCTCCTGCTTCAACCGGAATGCCTGCATATTTCATAGCCTTTACATATAAAGGCTCACGTAAATACGCCGCTTCTAATACATTTGAGGCAAGCAATTCATCTGGTGTCATATCCGCTGCTATCGTGCCGTCATTGACGACGATGATGCGATCCACCTGGCGGAAGAGGACGTCCTCTAATCGGTGCTCGACCATCACGACGGTTTTTTTCGTTTGTTTTTGTAGTCGATCAATGAGATCGATCACTTCTTTACCTGTTGCGGGGTCAAGGCTTGCAAGTGGTTCGTCAAACAGCAAAATGTCGACATCGTTGACAAGTACGCCTGCGATGGCGACACGTTGTTTTTGACCGCCTGAGAGCTCATGCACGGACGATGCCAGCTTGCCGTCTACCTCTGTTAATCTTGCTGCTTCCTCGACACGTGTTTTCATTTCTTCGCGTGTGACTTGATCATTTTCAAGTGTAAATGCGATGTCTTCTCCAACGGTCAGCCCGATAAATTGTCCATCAGGGTCCTGAAGTACCGTTCCGACAAGCTGTGAAAGGGAGAAAATGTTCTCTTTCTCTGCATTTTTCCCGCCGATGTGAAGACTTCCTTCCATAGAACCTTTATAAGACGCAGGAACTAGCCCATTGATGCAATGGGCTAGTGTGCTTTTTCCCGATCCAGACGGGCCTGCGATGAGGACTTTTTCGCCTTCATAGATGGTCAGGTTGATATCTTTCAATGTCGGTTCTGCCTGACTGCGATATTGGAATCCGAAGTGTTCGAATTGAATCATCGGTTTCTTCATTTATGTGTTCCACCTTGCTTCATGATGTTTCTTTCGATAGACTGCCGCTTTTGCTTCTCGTTTTTGCATAAGCTGCAATGATGATGGTTCCTAGTACACCGATCGTGATGATGTTCGATAGACCTGCAACAAACCCTTGGAAGAATGCTTTGTTTACTGGTTCAGCATAAATAGCTACATCAAGAGTTGGTGCAATAACAAACCAGCCAAGTGCCTGCACACTTATTTGTACTGCATTGAAGAATGCGATCTTTTTCCAACCGAACTCTCCCTCTTCTACTTTTAAACGATTTGAAATGAAACCGATCATCAATCCTACAAAACCTGAAACGATAATCCAGCTCCACCAAGGGCCGAATGTGGTGGCATCTTTAATAAGATGACCAATAAACCCAATCAGTGCGCCTGCAACAGGACCAAATAGCACGGCCATTAATGCAAGGAATGCATACGATGTTTCAATTTGTGTATTCGGAATCCCAGTTGGAATGGAGACGAATCGTCCTAAAATGACAAAGACGGCTGCACCAATTCCGATGGCAACGACAGTTTTCGTTGAAAGTTGTTTACCTGCCATGATGTATCCTCCTCTTATTCGTATATAATGCGCGGAGCTTTGCGAATCGAAAGGCGCCAGCCTGTGCCTGTACCGATGTTATAAGCCTTTGCAAATGACCCTTGATTGATCGCCACGCCTAAATGATCGAGTGAATTGACATATACGAGTGGTTCGCCTACCTTTAAATCGGCAAAAGATCGTCCATAGGTCATGATATTTTTATACACATTTTTTGGCCCGTTGGCAATGGTAACTTCTATTGCATCACCGTAATTAATTGAAAGTTGTTCAAATAACGTGTGATGAATGTTTGTCCAGAGGTTTCCGAATCTCACGTCTAAAATATCAATCGTCCCTGTGATGACCTCTTCTTTCGCATAAGCCTGTACGACTGGAAGGTGAATAATATCATCAATATCCGCCTTTGGCCCAACCTCTTCAAAAGAAATCACACCTGAAGCGATTCTCGCCCCTGTATACGCGTAAATATCTCTCCCGTGGAATGTATGTGATTTTCCCGACTTCGGCAGCCGGTTAATGGTTTCATCTAAATAACGGGCTTCTACTATGCCAATATCCTGCGCGACGTGCGTGAGTGTCCCGTTATCTGGGGTAATGATGTAGTGCGGGCTTGTGGTTTTGACGACAAGACTCTTTCTTTCTGATCCTACGCCTGGATCAACAACGGAAACGAAAACTGTCTCTTCCGGCCAGTATGTGACGGTTTGGAGCAGGCGGTAAGATGCCTCCCAAATGTCATACTGCGGAATATTGTGTGTTAGATCAAAAAGGCGGATGCTGCTGCTGACCGTATTTGCCACTCCGTACATGGCACTGACTGCTCCATCATCAATACCGAAATCTGATTGTAAAACCAATGCATGTTCACTCATGTCAATCTCCCTTTCATTTGAAAAAATGGATGTGGTGTTTCACGTGGAACATTTGAACATTTGTATGAAAAAAGTGGACAATAAAAAATACCCCATCCTTATCTTGAATCATAAGGACGAGGTATTTGTCTCGTGGTACCACCTTTATTTACTGTTTGCTCGCGCTAAACAGCCTCTACAAGTACAAAGCTCCAATCTGGCTCATATACTGTGGTTTTGATAACGAGTACCAACTCTCGTCGTGTCCTACTAATATCATAGATATGTTCAGCACGAGGCTCAGAGACCATTTTTCGAATCATTATTTTTGCTTCTTTTCAGCTGCCGAAGCTCTCTGTGGAAAAATTGATGATTGTACTTTCTCTCGTCATTGCCTGTTTAACTATCTTGAATTAAAGCTATCATACATGATGTTTTTTGATAAATCAAGATATTTTTCTGAACATTTTCAAAAATGAGTCAACTGGTGTTGAAAGAGTCTTCTTTTTATAAAATTTAAACAAATGTTAAAGAGCAAGATATGGTGTCTTTCCTTTCTAGCGGTATAATAAAGATGAAGGGAGGTACAGCGTGTGTGGACCATCTGTATGAATGAGTTTAAGCAGCTCTTCAAAAGCACAAAATCTATTTTAACAATTGTTATTATTTTCATTTTATCTACTTTTGTTTCAACTCTACCGTTTATTGCTGCTCATCAGGACAAATGGGAGGCAAAGGATCCTTATTCCATTGGGAATGAACTGGTGATGTCGTTATTTGGTTTCTTCCTTATTTTCTTATTGTCTCACGATATTTTAAGCCGAGAAATTCATTTGAAAACCATTCGTTTTCTCGTCAGTAAAACCACTCGTTTGAACATTATTATCGGGAAATATCTTGGACTGATGCTGTTTTGGCTTAGCTGTATCATGACGACATACGTACTGAATATGGTGATTTCACATCGTTTCCTGTTCTCTGATGCGTTAAAAATCTTAACCTTTATCAGTGTCGGTATCTCATGTGCTTTATTTTTGTCCATGCTCTTTCCAACCCCACAGAAATCAATGTTTGTTGGGATGTTGTTTTCCTTTCTTTTCCCAATCGTCAGTATGATATCTGTTCTTTCTTCAGAACGATTGATTCATTGGTTCCAATATATGACGCCTTATTATTATGTGCGCTTGAGTGAGCCGCTGACCTATATACTCTTGAATACAGCATTGACCGTTATCTTACTCATTGGAACAGCACTCCTATTTCAAAGGAGGGATGTCTAAATGCTACATACAAAAGAACTCACAAAAAAATACCGGACAAAAGTCGCGATAGATCACATTACCCTTGATGTCAATCAAGGTGATATTTTCGGGCTCATTGGACCGAAGGGTTCTGGTAAGACGACGTTTTTCAATATCATTACGGGAATTTCCCGGCAAACCTCTGGGACGTTCACGATGATGGATATGCCTTCATTAAAAAAGGTGAGGCAACATATCGGTGTTCTGCCTGAATATACGGATTTATATGAAGGGCTTACGGCACTTGAACATATTGCCTACTTATCAAAAATCACCGGGACGCGCCAGAAAACGAGTGATTATGAAGAACTGCTCGAATTTGTCGGCTTAGATCACTATCAGCAGGAAAAGGTCGGTTCCTTCACACCTGGTATGAAGAAACGGCTCGGCATAGCGCAGGCTATCGCCCATCGACCCGAATTTATTTTACTCGACGAGCCTTTTGCTGATATTGACGCAGATTCAATCTTGCACATCCAGCAGGTCATTGACACGTTAAAATATGAAGGGAAAACCGTCTTATTAACGGCTGACCACCCAAGGTTCACAAATAGTATTTGTACAAAAACTGCTTTTATTTCTGAAGGAAAATTAGTGTCCCCCCATACACATCCTCAAGAGAAAACCATCACATCCTCAAACATACGTGCAACCTTCAAGCATGCGTGGATTGATGATGAGGTGAAGCCTGTTCTCACACAGTACTTACAAACTGTTGGAACAGATCTTGTGATCAGTGATGACGAGACCTCATTGTTGATTCGTTCAGAAGCCCAAGTCCCATCGATCATCCGCGCTTTCGTGAAATGCAAAGTTGATTTATACAGAGTTACGGCTCAAGATGCCATGAGTTCCTCATAAAAAAGCACCGCATGCGATCCGCACGGTGCTTCTTCTTTATGATAAAGGTTTACTCATATAGATTCCAGTTTCTGCAAATCCCGTCTTCTCATACAGTGAACGGGCAATTTGATTATGAGCAAAGACATGAAGCGAGAGTTTCTGCACTCCTAATGACTTTGCTTGCTCCTCTAATGCAGCAATGGCCTGCTTTGCAAAGCCTTTGCCTCGATAGGCTTCGAATAAAATAAAGTTATAAATGAATCCTTCCTGCTGAGGGTGATTCGGGTCATAACAAAGCCAAACCCAGCCAATCGCTTCTTCCCCATTTAAGAAATTCCATAGCTCATGATGCTCTGTCTGTAGACCTTCGGGAAGTAGCCGATCAAATTGTTCTTCGGCGTTTGCAAGTGATTCTTCCTTCTCCCAAGTCCCTGCGAGTACCTTTTCTTCTGCGTACCGCTGAATGGCCTTCTCCATCAATACATCGTAATCTGTTTGTGACATTGGTTGTAGTGTAACCAATCGTACCGCCCCCTTTCCTCCATCATATGATGAGCATGCAAAAAAAAACCAGTCCCATCAAGGAACTGGTTAGCCACCGAATCGGTCGGTTTGAGAAAGTTTGATCTCTACAGATTTTTTCTTTCCACTTCGGTAAAACTGCACCTTTACCTTGTCGCCGACTTTCTTTTGATATAAATACTTACGAAGGTCTACGATATTCTGTACACTCTTGCCATCAAAGAAAGTGACGACATCCAGCTCTTTTAGTCCCGCTTTTCCTGCCGGAGACAAAGGCTCGACACTCATCACGACAACCCCTGATGTGACGTTAGACGGCAGCTTCAACGTTTCCTGCCAGTGATAGCTCGCAATATCTGCTAAAGACTTCATGCCAACGCCTAGATACGGACGCTTCACTTCTCCGTATCGCTCTAAATCTTCTATGACAGGGATGACGAGGTTTGCCGGGATAGACAGCCCGATGCCTTCTACCTCTGATTCAGCAATCTTCATTGAGTTGATACCGATCACTTTTCCGTCCATATTGATCAAGGCACCACCGCTGTTCCCTGGATTGATGGCGGCATCTGTTTGCAGTACTTCCGCATTCCAATCCGCCTGTCCGTCTCCATTCGAGTCTACAGGAATCGCACGTTCCGTTCCTGAAATGACACCTTGTGTGACAGAGCCTGCGAATTCAAGCCCTAAAGGATTTCCAATGGCGATTACAGGCTCACCGGGCTTCACATGGTCTGAATTACCGAAGGCTGCGGTTTGCTTGATCTTATCACTTTTGACGGTGAGAACCGCTAAATCCATGAGCTGATCACTTCCGACAAGATTTGCTCCAATTCTTGTCCCATCCTGAAGACTCACTTCAAGCTGATTGGCACCTTTGATGACGTGATGGTTGGTCACAATATAAAAGGTGTCACCCTTTTTCTTATAAATCACACCTGACCCGCTGCCTGCCTCTCCGCCTTCTTCCCAAAAGCTCGACTTTTGGATATTAATGACGCCGACAACCGTATCCGACATATTCGATACGACTTTTGTGACCGCATCATTGACGTTCACATTGACGGTCTTTAAAGGGCCCTGTGCTGCTTGCCCATCTCCGTTCTGCTGCCACCCAAAGGGACTGCCGCTCTGTCCTGATACATAGGGGAAAAAGAATCCCATTAAAAAAGCTCCTACCAATACACCGATCAGACCAGATAGGAAATATCCTTTTCTGCTTCGTCTCGGCTTCCACTCTACATCGCGATAATCCACTATGTTTCCTTCCTTTCAGTGAATAGATGATGTATATAGTGTTGGTAAGAAGCTCTTATCTTAATCATACGATTGTAAAAATCATACGGCGCAAAGCGGGGTTGCTTTTTTCGGGTCCGTATCATATAAATCAAAGCCATCCCCGACAACAAAGCCTTTCATCTCAAGCGTCTGCTGGACCGCCATACGGGCTAAATCCTTCATGTTGTTGTCTTGACTCAAATGAGCCAAGTAAATGCGTGAGGTGGCATCTCCAATGACATCTGTCATCGCAAGAGCCGCATCTTCATTTGATACATGTCCGACATCGCTCAAAATTCTGCGCTTAATGCTCCACGGGTATCGGCCCATTTGCAGCATACCGACATCATGATTGCTCTCAAATACAAATGTATTGGCTGACTGAATGATCCCTTTCATACGATCACTCACATAGCCTGTATCCGTCATTAGGGCAAGTTTGCGCCCGCCATAATGGAACACGTAAAACATGGGCTCAGCCGCATCATGTGAGACGCCAAAGGACTCAACATCGAGACCGCCAAAGGATTGGACGGTTTCCATATCAAAATGGAATTTTTGCTCTATGTCAACCTTCCCGATATGAGTCTCCATCGCCTTCCATGTTTTCGCATTTGCATAGACAGGGAGCTTGTACTTTCTTGCCATGACACCAAGCCCTTTAATATGATCTGAGTGCTCGTGTGTCACAAAAATGCCGTCCAAGTCCTCAGGCTTGCGGTCGATTTGACCAAGCAGCTCGACCATCTGTTTGCCGCTTAAACCAGCATCGACCAAAAAGGCATGCTCGTCTGTTTCTAAATAAAAAGCGTTCCCCGTACTTCCGCTCGCTAGTACACTGAACTGCAAGCTCATGTTCTCTCACTCCATTGAAGATTTGTCATCTTTCTCTATATGATCAAGTGTTGAGCCATCAATGGCATTGATCAAATATTCTTCTTCTGTCTTTTTCTTTGAACTAGCTGATACGCCTTCAAGCTCGACTCGCCATACAGGCACCATGACCTGCGTGCTTGCACCTGGGTATTGCGTATAGTAGCCCAGCTCTACCTTTTTCACGGTCGTGTTTTGGCTCAGCATGTTTTGCGTATATAAATCCTTCACAGTTTCAAGCGCTGGCACTAGGGTTTCTTTTCTCACTTCATTAATCGATGTCACCATCGACTGCTGATACGATACGACCTCGTTTTTATCATTTAGATCTAGGGTGATTTTTCCGATGGTTTCGGAGTCATCAAGCCCCTCTTGGAAAATGTATTTCCCTTTATACGTTTGGAAAAAGACGATTTTCCCTGTCTCTTCATCAATACTCCACAGCTTATAATTCTTCCCATCCAGCAAACGCTGGTTCACAAGGTTTGCCGCCGCTGTTTTCATATCTTTTTTCGGCAAGGCCACTGGTTTATTGAAAGTCATTTCAAGCAGCGTGACAGGATCATCTTTGTCTCTTTTCGGGAATGTGCTTTTCGCCTTTTGATCAGCTAATTCGTCAACATCCTTTTTCGTATATTGCTTCTTTTCAGCTGTAATGCGATAGCCAATCTTCGCTTCATCTGATAGATTGCCATATTTGATCCCGTCTGCCTTCATTTCTTCCGGCGTATCCGTTTTTTCGATAATCGCAAAATGATCGGTTGATCGTTTTTCAAAGTATTGAAAACCTAGAAAGATATCGAGAACGAGAAAGGCTAGGATAAAGATCGTTTTGGTCTTATTCCACTCCATGATTCTCGCTCCCCTCTGTCAACAAATCATGCGATAGAATCACGGTTTTGCCATTGTATTTCATGCACCATACTGGCTCCAGCCAGACAAACATCGCTTGATCTTGATCTGATGGGGTGGAAGCAGCTTGATAAGCCGGGAAAATTTGTTCAATTTTCTCAAGGTCATCATATTTCGTCTGCTTGACGATTAAGTCTTTCAACTCTGTCCCATTCATCAGCTTGACCTGTTCGCTCTGACTCGCTTTGTTGCCTAGAATATAGTTTGGACGCTTGTAATTCAAGATGTCGTCATTCGCCCACTGTACTTCAAGAGAGGTCATCCCAAATGGGTGCTTTGTACTGTTGACGATCGGTAGGCCATCCATAAACATATTAAAGGAAAGCTGCTGGTTGCTATTGATGCCAAAGTATTGATAGTCATCGGTAAAGCTTCCCGTATCATTGAAATACTTCACACTTCGCTTGATCAAATCGCCCGTTTGGAAAACGGTGCTGCTGTTGATATTGCGATGTTGATATTGGATGCGGTGGTCTTTTTGATTGGCTTCAAGGCGGCTTGTGCCATCTGTGTACACCGTTCGGTTTAAATTAGACTCCTCGCCGACTAGACTCGGATCCGTAAACAAAGCGTCCTTGAATTTGCTTGTCTTAATCGTTTCGATAAAGAACATTTTTGCTTCAAGCTGCTTTTGCTTTCTCGGAAGGAGGAAATCTCGTTTCGAATTCGCTGAGAATGTATAGAGATCATAGTGCGGCATCTCGTTTTGAGCGGCTGCGATACTGTCCATGAGATTCCGATAGTTAGCGGATTCTATTGTCAGCTCAAGCACCGTTTCCTTGCTGTATGAAACCAAATAAACTTTCTTATTGGCCTTGTCCTGCTGGGAGAACGGCACAATCATCCGGTCAAACGAATTGTATTCAATGGACTTATTCGGCCATTTAAACAACGCTTGGAAAATATCAATCGGAATCGGGTCATTGAACACAAGATCCAATGTCTTCCCCTGTCCTCCGCTTCCATAGAAGAAATTCTTAAATTTCTGCTCCGAATATTGATCTGACACATCCGAAATCTCTTTCACATCCCAAAGGCTCACATCATTCCAGAAGTTTTGAAAGAGTTCCTTTTGATCCACTTTAAAATGCTCCCCATTTGAATGGATGAACATCTCCCGCGGCTTCACGACATCAATGAGGCTTCTAGGCTCATCGCTTGATATCTTCTTCGTTTCCACGACCTGAGTGCCGGCATCTGCCTGGTCCTGCATGACGGGCTGGAACATCCAAATATTCCACGTAAACACAAGACTGATCGCAATTAGGATTGTCAATATTATGGTTTTAAAGGTCTCACGCTTCATCCCAATCATCCTCTTGTTCTTCATTGTACGGAAGGGTAAAGGTCACTGTTGTTCCTTTTCCTTCAATGCTGTCAGCCCAAATATCTCCGCCATGAGCCTGAACCATTTCTTTTGCAATCGCAAGGCCTAGGCCGGTTCCGCCAAGTTTTCTTGTTCTCGCCTTATCCACTCGATAAAAACGTTCAAAGATTTTATCCATATCCTTCTTCGGAATACCGATCCCTTCATCTTTGACGCTGAATAATACAAGGCCATTCTCCTCATCCAGATCAACGGTAAACGTGATATGTCCACCCTCTGGAGAGTATTTCATAGCATTGGAAATGATATTATCGAGCACCTGTGTGATTTTATCTTGATCGATTTCCACATATATTTCACGCTGCGGAAGATTGCGGATAAAATCGACATGCTGCTCTTTCGTCATTTCAAAACGATCAATGACCAATGAGATAAACTTGATAAAATTCGTCCACTCACGGTTGAATTGATAATCCTTGCTATCGAACTTAGACAGCTGCAGCAGGTCATTAACAAGCCGGATCATACGCTCTGTTTCATTTTGTGTAACACTGAGGAACCTTGGCGCAAGCTCTTTATCACCAATTGCGCCTTCAGCCAGTGCCTCAAGATAGCTTCGCATCGTCGTCAGCGGTGTGCGCAGTTCATGTGATACGTTTGCGACGAATTCACGGCGTTCTGCATCAATTTTCTCCTGCTCTGTGACGTCGTAAATGACCGCAATTAAACCATCAATCTTCCCGTGCTCTTTCTGAATCACTGAGAAATTTACACGCAAAACAGACAGCTGATCTTCGCGTTCGATTTCTATCAGCATGGAATCTTGATTTTCGACTAAATCTTCAAAGGTATGCGTGTCCTCGAGGCCCAGTAAGGACGTGATCGGCATCTCTAGTGCTGTTTCACGTGAAACATTTAACAGCTCTAATGCGGGGCTGTTTAATAGAATAATCGCACCGTTTTGATTCGTTGCGATGACGCCATCCGTCATATAGGCAATGACCGAAGAAAGCTTTTTCCGCTCACCCTCCGTCATCAGCTGCGCTTCCTCCAGCTCTCTCGTCAGATGGTTAAAGGTTGTCGCAAGCTGGCCAATCTCATCATGTCCATACTTTCGGACCTTTCTGGAAAAGTTCCCTTTGGCGAGCTCTATCGCTTGCTTTCTCATATCCGAGATTGGGTGTGTAATGGTTCTGAATATGAATATACCAAGTAGAGCGGTTATCCCAAGGGCGAGCAGCGTTCCCGTTGCCAAAATCGTATTAATGGTTCGCATTTGGTTAAAAACACTTTCCATGGATGAGACCACATAAATGACACCAACGGTTTCTTGGTTCTCATTTTTCACGGCTGTCGCTGATATGCGGACTCGTTTATTCGATTCTGGGTCATAGAATTTTTTCTCGTAGTCTTTGCCTACTGCGAAAATACGGCTAATGATTTGATCTGTGATTTTCTTGCCGGCAATCTCCTGACTGCCGTTATTCACAGAGGCAATCACCTCTCTGCTTCCGTCAATATAGCTGACTTCAGAAATTTCATTAGACTCATCTTTGTTGTTAAAGTCGTTTAATATCTTTTGAGCATCCTCTTTTAATTCTGCCTTGCTTTTCGATGAATCTTGTTCTAGGTAATACGATAACGAGTAGATTCGCTGATTCAAGGAATTATCATATGAATTAATTAAGGACTGCTCTAGCTGCTTCACAAAGTACACGCCAATGATCTGCATGGCGACGATGATCAGCAGCACGTAAATTAAGGTCAATTTAAAGTGAATCGAGCGAAAAAAACCTACTTTATTCATAAGAATCTTAGTCCTGCTCTGGGTTTCTTAAATAGTAGCCGACGCCTCGTCTTGTCACGATCCAGCTCGGGTGGCTAGGGTTGTCTTCAATTTTCTCACGAAGACGGCGGACGGTGACGTCTACTGTACGGACATCCCCGAAGTAATCGTAGCCCCATACGGTTTGCAGCAAGTGCTCACGTGTCATAACCTGTCCGATATGTTTCGCTAAGTAATGAAGCAATTCGAACTCACGGTGTGTCAATTCAATCGTTTCCTCGCGCTTAGACACCACATACGCATCTGGATAAATGACAAGTGATCCAATTTCAATATCATTTGATTCAGATTCTTCCTCTGTCTGCGGTGTAGCAATTTGTCTTCTTAAATTCGCTTTCACACGGGCAAGCAGTTCGCGCGTGCTAAATGGCTTCGTCACATAATCATCTGCGCCAAGCTCAAGACCGATGACTTTATCAATTTCAGAGTCTTTTGCTGTCAGCATGATAATCGGCATGTCATATTTCTTTCTCACTTCACGGCATACCTCAACGCCATCTTTGTTCGGTAGCATAATGTCGAGCAGAATAATGTCCGGTTTGATTTCTTCTACCATTTCAAGGGCTTCATTGCCGTCATATGCACAATGAACCTCATAGCCCTCTTTTCTTAAGTTAAACTCCAATATATCAGCAATCGGTTTTTCATCATCTACGACAAGAATCTTTTTTTCCATTGTGATTTCCTCCTGCATTTTTAGCATCTATGTCATTCCATTTTTGCATGTCTCATCAGACCTTTTTCATTTGAGCAAAAAAGGTTCACTGTCTATTATAACGTTTTACGTGGCAAAGATAAAAATAATAACGGCTTTCTTTTCTAGCAATCGTTGGATAGGAAGACGATACTCAAAAAAATGATGGTTTTTTTCCTTTTTTATTGAAACTTTTCCAGTCACTGATCGTCTATATAGATGTAACGTCTTCTTCTTATGGAGCCGGGCCCTACCTAGGTCCGGCTTCTCCCTTTTTATGCCTTCTTTTCATAAAATAAAAACGCACCTGCGATTGCAGATGCGTTTGGAAGTGGCTCGGGACGGAATCGAACCGCCGACACACGGATTTTCAGTCCGTTGCTCTACCAACTGAGCTACCGAGCCATCATCAAAAAGATGAATAAGTATAAATGGCGGTCCGGACGGGACTCGAACCCGCGACCTCCTGCGTGACAGGCAGGCATTCTAACCAACTGAACTACCGGACCTCAGTAACTT
Encoded proteins:
- the walK gene encoding cell wall metabolism sensor histidine kinase WalK is translated as MNKVGFFRSIHFKLTLIYVLLIIVAMQIIGVYFVKQLEQSLINSYDNSLNQRIYSLSYYLEQDSSKSKAELKEDAQKILNDFNNKDESNEISEVSYIDGSREVIASVNNGSQEIAGKKITDQIISRIFAVGKDYEKKFYDPESNKRVRISATAVKNENQETVGVIYVVSSMESVFNQMRTINTILATGTLLALGITALLGIFIFRTITHPISDMRKQAIELAKGNFSRKVRKYGHDEIGQLATTFNHLTRELEEAQLMTEGERKKLSSVIAYMTDGVIATNQNGAIILLNSPALELLNVSRETALEMPITSLLGLEDTHTFEDLVENQDSMLIEIEREDQLSVLRVNFSVIQKEHGKIDGLIAVIYDVTEQEKIDAERREFVANVSHELRTPLTTMRSYLEALAEGAIGDKELAPRFLSVTQNETERMIRLVNDLLQLSKFDSKDYQFNREWTNFIKFISLVIDRFEMTKEQHVDFIRNLPQREIYVEIDQDKITQVLDNIISNAMKYSPEGGHITFTVDLDEENGLVLFSVKDEGIGIPKKDMDKIFERFYRVDKARTRKLGGTGLGLAIAKEMVQAHGGDIWADSIEGKGTTVTFTLPYNEEQEDDWDEA
- the yycF gene encoding response regulator YycF — its product is MEKKILVVDDEKPIADILEFNLRKEGYEVHCAYDGNEALEMVEEIKPDIILLDIMLPNKDGVEVCREVRKKYDMPIIMLTAKDSEIDKVIGLELGADDYVTKPFSTRELLARVKANLRRQIATPQTEEESESNDIEIGSLVIYPDAYVVSKREETIELTHREFELLHYLAKHIGQVMTREHLLQTVWGYDYFGDVRTVDVTVRRLREKIEDNPSHPSWIVTRRGVGYYLRNPEQD
- a CDS encoding two-component system regulatory protein YycI; the encoded protein is MEWNKTKTIFILAFLVLDIFLGFQYFEKRSTDHFAIIEKTDTPEEMKADGIKYGNLSDEAKIGYRITAEKKQYTKKDVDELADQKAKSTFPKRDKDDPVTLLEMTFNKPVALPKKDMKTAAANLVNQRLLDGKNYKLWSIDEETGKIVFFQTYKGKYIFQEGLDDSETIGKITLDLNDKNEVVSYQQSMVTSINEVRKETLVPALETVKDLYTQNMLSQNTTVKKVELGYYTQYPGASTQVMVPVWRVELEGVSASSKKKTEEEYLINAIDGSTLDHIEKDDKSSME
- the yycH gene encoding two-component system activity regulator YycH; this encodes MKRETFKTIILTILIAISLVFTWNIWMFQPVMQDQADAGTQVVETKKISSDEPRSLIDVVKPREMFIHSNGEHFKVDQKELFQNFWNDVSLWDVKEISDVSDQYSEQKFKNFFYGSGGQGKTLDLVFNDPIPIDIFQALFKWPNKSIEYNSFDRMIVPFSQQDKANKKVYLVSYSKETVLELTIESANYRNLMDSIAAAQNEMPHYDLYTFSANSKRDFLLPRKQKQLEAKMFFIETIKTSKFKDALFTDPSLVGEESNLNRTVYTDGTSRLEANQKDHRIQYQHRNINSSTVFQTGDLIKRSVKYFNDTGSFTDDYQYFGINSNQQLSFNMFMDGLPIVNSTKHPFGMTSLEVQWANDDILNYKRPNYILGNKASQSEQVKLMNGTELKDLIVKQTKYDDLEKIEQIFPAYQAASTPSDQDQAMFVWLEPVWCMKYNGKTVILSHDLLTEGSENHGVE